A region of Cellulophaga sp. RHA19 DNA encodes the following proteins:
- the gpmI gene encoding 2,3-bisphosphoglycerate-independent phosphoglycerate mutase, with product MNKKVILMILDGWGKSPDPKISAIENANTPFIDGLYTKYANANLLTDGMNVGLPEGQMGNSEVGHMNLGAGRIVYQDLAKINLAVKENTLKDEKVITDAFKYAKENNKAVHFLGLLSNGGVHSHTTHLKGLISAAESYGVQNSYIHAFTDGRDVDPKSGKSYIHDITTFCEDKNTKLASVIGRYYAMDRDKRWERVKLAYDLLVNNAGTKTNNVEQAIQDSYDNDITDEFVKPIVVTDENGVPTTKIQEDDVVIFFNFRTDRGRELTEMLSQEMFHEYNTHPLKLYYVTMTNYNEAYKNVHVIYDKANIEETLGEVLSKANKKQIRIAETEKYPHVTFFFNGGREVPFDGEQRILCPSPKVATYDLQPEMSAFDIRDAIIPELEKGEADFVCLNFANPDMVGHTGDMQAAIKACETVDSCAEAVITAGLKNDYTTIVIADHGNCETMVNPDGSPNTAHTTNPVPLILVDKELKQINDGVLGDIAPTILKLIGVEQPELMTQKSLV from the coding sequence ATGAACAAAAAAGTTATTTTAATGATTTTAGATGGATGGGGAAAATCTCCAGATCCTAAAATCTCGGCCATAGAAAATGCAAATACTCCATTTATAGATGGGTTGTATACAAAATACGCAAACGCTAATTTGTTAACCGACGGAATGAATGTTGGATTACCAGAAGGACAAATGGGAAACAGCGAAGTTGGACATATGAATTTGGGTGCTGGCCGTATTGTTTATCAAGATTTAGCAAAAATTAATTTAGCAGTTAAAGAGAATACTCTTAAAGATGAAAAAGTAATTACAGATGCTTTTAAATATGCTAAAGAAAATAACAAAGCTGTACACTTTTTAGGTTTACTTAGTAATGGTGGTGTGCACTCACATACCACACACCTAAAAGGTCTTATTAGTGCTGCAGAAAGTTATGGTGTACAAAACTCATATATACACGCTTTTACAGATGGTAGAGACGTAGATCCTAAAAGTGGTAAAAGTTATATTCATGATATTACTACTTTTTGTGAAGATAAAAACACAAAATTAGCTAGTGTAATTGGCCGTTACTATGCAATGGATCGTGATAAACGTTGGGAACGCGTTAAACTAGCATATGATTTATTAGTTAACAATGCTGGTACAAAAACTAATAATGTAGAACAAGCCATACAAGATAGTTATGACAATGATATTACAGATGAATTTGTAAAACCTATTGTTGTTACTGATGAAAACGGTGTACCAACTACAAAAATACAAGAAGATGATGTTGTCATCTTTTTTAACTTTAGAACTGACCGTGGTAGAGAACTAACAGAAATGCTAAGTCAGGAAATGTTTCACGAGTACAACACTCACCCACTAAAGTTATATTATGTTACAATGACAAATTATAACGAAGCCTATAAAAATGTACACGTTATTTATGATAAAGCAAATATTGAGGAAACATTAGGTGAGGTATTATCTAAAGCTAATAAAAAACAAATTCGTATTGCTGAAACAGAGAAATATCCACACGTAACGTTTTTCTTTAATGGCGGTAGAGAAGTCCCTTTTGATGGCGAACAACGTATTTTATGTCCGTCTCCAAAAGTTGCTACCTATGACTTACAGCCAGAAATGAGTGCTTTTGATATTAGAGACGCTATTATTCCGGAGTTAGAAAAAGGAGAAGCAGATTTTGTTTGCCTAAACTTTGCTAATCCAGATATGGTCGGTCATACTGGCGATATGCAAGCCGCAATAAAAGCTTGTGAAACAGTAGATAGTTGTGCAGAAGCTGTAATTACTGCTGGTTTAAAAAATGATTATACTACAATTGTAATAGCAGATCATGGTAATTGTGAAACTATGGTAAACCCAGATGGTAGTCCTAACACTGCACACACAACCAATCCTGTACCACTAATTTTAGTAGACAAAGAATTAAAACAAATAAACGACGGTGTTTTAGGAGATATAGCACCTACAATTTTAAAATTAATAGGAGTAGAACAACCAGAGTTAATGACACAAAAATCTTTAGTTTAA
- the pepE gene encoding dipeptidase PepE, translating to MKNLLLASTSTLFGEHYLEYILDDVALFFKDVDTITFIPFARPGGISHDNYTEIAAKAFARINKKIIGLHTYKNAQEGINKAQAFFCGGGNTFLLVQQLYAQDAMHYLKEHINTGKPYMGTSAGSNIAGVSMHTTNDMPIVYPPSFATMQLVPFNINAHYLDPDPNSKHNGETRETRLKEFHAFNSTPVVGLREGSFLLVQDTKITLKGKHTARIFEAQKTPYESKTIDF from the coding sequence ATGAAAAACTTATTATTAGCAAGCACATCTACCTTATTTGGAGAGCATTACCTAGAATATATTTTAGACGATGTTGCCTTGTTTTTTAAAGACGTAGACACTATTACATTTATCCCATTTGCAAGACCAGGTGGTATTAGCCACGACAATTATACAGAAATTGCAGCAAAAGCTTTTGCTAGAATTAATAAAAAAATAATAGGCTTACACACCTACAAAAACGCACAAGAAGGCATTAATAAAGCACAAGCATTTTTCTGTGGCGGCGGAAATACATTTTTACTTGTACAACAATTATACGCACAAGATGCTATGCATTATTTAAAAGAACATATTAACACAGGCAAACCATATATGGGTACAAGCGCAGGTAGTAATATTGCAGGTGTAAGTATGCACACTACTAATGATATGCCAATTGTTTACCCGCCAAGTTTTGCTACAATGCAATTGGTCCCTTTTAATATAAATGCACATTATTTAGACCCAGACCCTAATAGCAAACACAATGGCGAAACCAGAGAAACTAGACTAAAAGAGTTTCACGCGTTTAACAGCACACCTGTAGTTGGCTTAAGAGAAGGTAGTTTTTTACTGGTACAAGACACAAAAATTACCCTAAAAGGCAAACACACTGCACGTATTTTTGAAGCACAAAAAACACCTTACGAAAGCAAAACAATAGATTTTTAA
- a CDS encoding M48 family metalloprotease — translation MRRGGNWKIRILIGLAIVAFAYIQRCSNKEENPYTGRVQNINMDANQEIAIGLQSAPQMAQQHGGLYPDQKLQNFVDAVGNKLVQNSIAKETPYKYEFHLLADENTINAFALPGGQIFITYALFSKLTEAQLAGVLGHEIGHVIGRHSAERIADSSFWQTLSTGASVGADMGGVVNGIGQKTLLTNGRGDELESDELGVLFMMQAGYNPEEMIAVMKILKAAAGPNRQPEFQSTHPDPENRIEKIKEAIEKYRNQK, via the coding sequence ATGAGAAGAGGTGGTAACTGGAAAATAAGAATACTTATTGGACTTGCTATTGTTGCTTTTGCATATATACAACGTTGCAGCAATAAAGAAGAAAACCCATACACAGGAAGAGTACAAAATATTAATATGGATGCCAATCAAGAAATTGCAATTGGCTTACAAAGTGCACCACAAATGGCGCAGCAGCACGGAGGTTTATACCCTGACCAAAAATTACAAAATTTTGTAGACGCTGTTGGTAACAAGCTGGTACAAAACAGTATTGCTAAAGAAACCCCTTATAAATACGAATTTCATTTATTAGCAGACGAAAATACTATAAACGCTTTTGCACTACCTGGCGGACAAATATTTATTACCTATGCCCTATTTTCTAAACTTACAGAGGCACAATTAGCAGGTGTTTTAGGTCACGAAATTGGACATGTTATTGGCAGACACTCTGCAGAACGTATCGCAGATAGCAGTTTTTGGCAAACTTTATCTACAGGAGCATCTGTAGGTGCAGACATGGGTGGTGTTGTTAATGGTATTGGACAAAAAACACTACTAACTAATGGTCGTGGAGATGAATTAGAAAGTGACGAACTTGGTGTGTTATTTATGATGCAAGCTGGTTACAACCCTGAAGAAATGATAGCGGTTATGAAAATTTTAAAGGCTGCTGCAGGTCCAAACAGACAGCCAGAGTTCCAGAGTACACATCCAGACCCAGAAAACAGAATAGAAAAGATTAAAGAAGCTATAGAAAAATATAGAAATCAAAAATAA
- a CDS encoding GNAT family N-acetyltransferase, which yields MITKNKICLKLISAKETYSVRQPILRANRPISSCKFTGDDLETTLHIGAYLNSGLVGVATLLQAQNSTILEASAYQLRGMAISDEQQGKGVGKKIITYAETILKEKGVLLLWMNARESAIPFYTKCGYTKDGSIFDIDKVGPHIVMFKKLN from the coding sequence ATGATCACTAAAAATAAGATTTGCTTAAAATTAATTTCTGCAAAAGAAACATACTCCGTTAGGCAACCTATTTTAAGAGCTAACAGACCTATATCTTCTTGTAAGTTTACTGGAGATGATTTAGAAACTACTCTTCATATTGGCGCTTACCTTAATTCTGGTCTCGTGGGAGTTGCAACTTTATTACAAGCGCAAAATAGTACCATTTTAGAGGCCAGTGCCTACCAATTAAGAGGAATGGCAATTAGTGACGAGCAACAAGGAAAAGGAGTTGGTAAAAAAATTATTACCTACGCAGAAACAATTTTAAAAGAAAAAGGCGTTTTATTATTGTGGATGAACGCAAGAGAAAGTGCAATTCCTTTTTATACAAAATGCGGTTACACAAAAGATGGCAGCATTTTTGACATAGATAAAGTAGGACCACATATAGTTATGTTTAAAAAATTAAATTAA
- a CDS encoding gliding motility-associated C-terminal domain-containing protein: MKNLLYIFLCCSSVAVAQNAMYNNGSMRIHDTGTLGLHTNLINDATFDQNLGTAGFYGQVTTSVTGAFIPVFYDVEIFKPFSSAILETSITVTNALNLVDGDFVTYRNNPLENIKLLPNAFTVGESNLSKVDGYMMVEQKQNFFFTVGDSGYIRPLTLQSQSENATAKCAYFFEDPNLPSTFATSFNTNSKEKEVRAVSTTEFWDIDSSLPSTVSISWNNRSDIGSLVDEYYQIGIAGWHRTQRRWVNLGSVDPIGDINQGAVTSETFVPNNYEVITLAKMAIPTELLDLENYYVSNNGDGVNDFLVIPELEQSPNNRLRIYDRNGLQVFEKDNYTNEFNGYSNINNNVYKRNEGLPSGVYFYLVFLDDLQLEYQGFLYLTGTGN, translated from the coding sequence ATGAAAAACTTACTTTACATATTTTTATGTTGTAGTTCTGTTGCCGTAGCACAAAATGCTATGTACAACAACGGTAGCATGCGCATACATGATACGGGTACGCTTGGTCTACACACTAACCTTATTAACGATGCTACGTTTGACCAAAATTTGGGTACAGCAGGGTTTTACGGTCAGGTTACCACAAGTGTTACTGGTGCTTTTATTCCTGTTTTTTATGATGTAGAAATTTTTAAACCTTTTAGTTCTGCTATTCTAGAGACTTCTATTACAGTAACTAATGCTTTAAATTTAGTAGATGGCGACTTTGTAACCTACCGTAATAATCCGTTAGAAAACATTAAACTATTGCCAAATGCTTTTACGGTTGGCGAGTCCAACCTGTCTAAAGTAGATGGGTATATGATGGTAGAACAAAAACAAAATTTCTTTTTTACCGTAGGTGATTCTGGTTACATTAGACCATTAACATTACAGTCGCAAAGCGAAAATGCCACTGCTAAATGTGCTTACTTTTTTGAAGATCCCAACTTGCCATCAACCTTTGCTACCAGTTTTAATACCAATAGTAAAGAAAAAGAAGTTAGAGCCGTGAGCACAACAGAGTTTTGGGATATAGACAGTAGTTTACCATCAACCGTAAGTATTTCTTGGAACAACCGTAGCGATATTGGTAGCCTTGTAGATGAGTATTACCAAATAGGTATTGCGGGTTGGCACAGAACACAAAGAAGATGGGTAAACTTAGGTAGTGTAGATCCAATTGGCGACATAAATCAAGGAGCAGTAACCTCTGAGACTTTTGTTCCTAACAATTACGAAGTTATTACTTTGGCTAAAATGGCCATACCAACAGAGTTATTAGACCTAGAAAATTACTACGTAAGTAATAATGGCGATGGTGTAAACGATTTTCTTGTAATTCCAGAATTAGAACAATCTCCAAATAATAGGCTTCGTATTTACGACCGAAACGGACTTCAAGTTTTTGAAAAAGACAATTACACTAATGAGTTTAATGGCTACTCTAACATAAACAATAACGTATACAAAAGAAACGAAGGTCTACCAAGTGGTGTTTATTTTTACCTTGTATTTTTAGATGATTTACAGCTAGAGTACCAAGGATTTTTGTACTTAACCGGCACAGGAAATTAG
- a CDS encoding beta strand repeat-containing protein — MKKLVFGLLFSICLFTSTQAQVKIGENPQNLHFNSVLELESTSKALVVTRLSTLQMEAITPLNGAVIYNTDTSCLHYFNGTEWINLCEAENAADINLVDNGDDTYTFTNAAGDDITFETPAFTSNHTGSFGATFSSGIKITDDGNTVNIEVDQVHGNSILNKTIGRTKIADDAIGVDELGDTSVNTNNLIDESVTPVKIQPSTTPSQVLKTNATGTNVEWGTLDATNIAGQDLTADDASITVTGGIGTTLNATSIVVTDGGITNAKLDKTNIPLSGFGDATTDVSLGGFQINSLANPTLDDDAATKLYVDNEIAAAGVVANAALAAEVLRATTAENNIQSDVDTNEADADAAILAVQNDVDANETAANTAIALKEDTANKSTDVTLADATNTNFPTELAVKTYVDTQVAASDQVIVSTDAENDVTAGADGGAFYDDAALQTNIATNTSNITNNDTDISDLESDKEDTANKSTDVNLADATNTKFPTELAVKTYVDTQVAAGATALATKEDTANKSTDVTLADGTNTKFPTELAVKTYVDTQVAASDQVIVSTDADNDVTAGADGGAFYDDAALQTNIATNTTAITAETTRATNAENANTTNITSNDTDITALQNDKENLSNKSDATDLGAASPSTALYPTQNAVKTYVDAQVAALGNLSTTDLTQPTGEDRTYDLNGNDLFFSGPGSMVIGTNAPGTNKLRVDGVIRATGYQAPSNGSTTTPAYRFAEDLDTGISNPAADEIGFSVGSIEALNIDETSSNTTVTVREKLKLEGTIEDINNSVGTAGQVLTSTATGTEWKNPTTFVMGKANGANAIKVNGATISGSLGTSTVNFTNPMPDANYIINLTVVGDYSIYVTTQTVNGFTVQTKNNSSANVEVTEWFFTVSDF, encoded by the coding sequence ATGAAAAAATTAGTTTTCGGATTACTTTTTAGTATCTGTCTCTTTACTAGCACACAAGCGCAAGTAAAAATTGGCGAAAACCCTCAAAACCTACATTTTAATTCGGTTTTAGAATTAGAAAGCACTAGTAAAGCTTTAGTAGTAACTAGACTTTCTACCCTGCAAATGGAAGCCATTACACCACTTAACGGTGCTGTAATTTACAATACAGATACCAGTTGTTTGCATTATTTTAACGGGACAGAATGGATTAACTTATGTGAAGCAGAAAATGCTGCAGATATTAATTTAGTTGATAATGGTGATGACACCTACACCTTTACAAATGCGGCTGGTGATGATATTACGTTTGAGACTCCTGCCTTTACAAGCAATCATACAGGTAGTTTTGGAGCTACTTTTTCTAGCGGAATAAAAATAACAGATGATGGAAATACGGTTAATATTGAAGTAGATCAAGTACACGGAAACTCTATACTAAACAAAACAATTGGCAGAACTAAAATTGCAGATGATGCTATTGGTGTAGATGAGTTAGGAGATACAAGTGTAAATACAAATAATCTTATAGACGAGTCGGTTACACCCGTAAAAATACAACCAAGCACAACACCAAGCCAAGTTTTAAAAACAAATGCTACAGGTACCAATGTAGAATGGGGAACTTTAGATGCTACCAATATTGCAGGACAAGATTTAACTGCAGATGATGCATCTATAACAGTAACCGGAGGAATTGGCACAACTTTAAATGCCACAAGTATTGTGGTTACCGATGGTGGAATTACGAATGCGAAATTAGATAAAACAAATATTCCTTTAAGCGGATTTGGTGATGCTACAACAGATGTTTCTTTAGGGGGCTTTCAAATAAATAGTCTTGCAAACCCAACCTTAGATGATGATGCTGCTACTAAATTGTATGTAGACAATGAAATTGCTGCCGCAGGAGTAGTTGCAAATGCTGCCTTAGCTGCGGAAGTTTTAAGAGCTACTACTGCCGAAAATAATATACAATCTGATGTTGATACTAATGAAGCTGATGCTGATGCTGCAATTTTAGCTGTACAGAATGATGTAGATGCTAACGAAACGGCAGCAAATACAGCAATCGCTCTAAAAGAAGATACCGCAAATAAGTCTACAGATGTAACTTTAGCAGATGCTACTAACACCAACTTCCCAACGGAACTTGCTGTAAAAACGTATGTAGACACACAAGTTGCAGCCTCTGACCAAGTAATTGTAAGTACTGATGCTGAAAACGATGTTACTGCTGGTGCTGATGGTGGTGCTTTTTATGATGATGCTGCCTTACAAACAAACATTGCGACTAACACAAGTAACATTACTAATAACGATACAGATATTTCTGATTTAGAGAGTGATAAAGAAGATACCGCAAATAAATCTACAGATGTAAACTTAGCTGACGCGACTAACACTAAGTTCCCTACTGAACTTGCTGTAAAAACGTATGTAGACACACAAGTTGCTGCAGGAGCTACTGCTTTAGCCACAAAAGAAGACACTGCTAATAAGTCTACAGATGTAACTTTAGCGGATGGTACAAATACAAAGTTCCCTACCGAACTTGCTGTAAAAACTTATGTAGACACACAAGTTGCAGCCTCTGATCAAGTAATTGTAAGTACTGATGCTGACAACGATGTTACTGCTGGTGCTGATGGTGGTGCTTTTTATGATGATGCTGCCTTACAAACAAACATTGCGACTAACACAACGGCAATAACTGCCGAAACTACAAGAGCAACTAATGCTGAGAATGCAAATACTACTAACATTACAAGCAATGACACAGATATTACTGCTTTACAGAATGATAAAGAAAATTTAAGTAACAAATCTGATGCAACTGATTTAGGAGCTGCTTCACCTTCTACTGCATTATACCCTACCCAAAATGCTGTTAAAACATATGTAGATGCGCAAGTTGCTGCATTAGGAAATTTATCCACTACAGATTTGACACAGCCAACAGGAGAAGACAGAACTTATGATTTAAATGGAAATGATTTATTCTTTAGTGGCCCTGGTAGTATGGTAATAGGGACTAATGCACCAGGAACAAACAAATTGAGAGTTGATGGCGTTATACGAGCAACTGGCTACCAAGCTCCTAGTAACGGTAGCACTACTACACCTGCTTATCGATTCGCTGAAGATTTAGACACAGGTATTTCTAACCCTGCCGCTGATGAAATTGGTTTTTCTGTTGGCAGCATTGAGGCCCTCAATATTGATGAAACATCAAGCAACACTACCGTTACTGTTCGTGAAAAATTAAAACTAGAAGGCACAATTGAAGATATTAACAACTCAGTAGGTACAGCAGGACAGGTTTTAACCTCAACTGCTACAGGAACCGAATGGAAAAACCCAACAACATTTGTTATGGGAAAAGCTAATGGAGCTAATGCAATAAAAGTCAATGGAGCTACGATATCAGGTTCTTTAGGCACAAGTACTGTGAACTTTACTAATCCAATGCCTGATGCTAATTATATAATAAATTTAACTGTAGTTGGTGATTATAGTATATATGTTACTACCCAAACAGTTAATGGTTTTACTGTTCAAACAAAAAATAATAGTTCAGCAAATGTTGAAGTTACAGAATGGTTCTTTACTGTATCAGATTTTTAA
- a CDS encoding gliding motility-associated C-terminal domain-containing protein, producing MKIFNNGQMGFHIDLVNDGNFDQNEGLAGFYGNDTRTISGAFKPIFNDMEIIVTNDLFLNVAVGITNNNNFILGDVVTPRTATDVNLDFTNYAFYNGDANLTKVDGYAAIANKNNFMFPIGDVNKIRSLYIDSETSNNTAKSAYFYEDPNSPSTFSKTFDTNNFADILTAISTYEFWHLEANTNSKITLTWDTDSNIEDFVDSIDDLRIVGWNKALNIWENLGNTEISGDFNSGSITSNTFVPNNYDIITFGSSLSIESTNFDNYFISPNNDGVNDYLYFEEVALSPKNNNLKIYSRWGRIVYDKNSYDNTFGGNANVSGIVKAANALPDGVYFYVLSLRDVNVVHQGYIYLGYQNQ from the coding sequence ATGAAAATATTTAATAATGGCCAAATGGGGTTTCATATTGACTTAGTTAACGATGGTAATTTTGACCAAAATGAAGGTTTAGCAGGTTTTTATGGTAACGATACCAGAACAATATCTGGTGCCTTTAAACCTATTTTTAATGATATGGAAATTATTGTTACCAACGATTTATTTTTAAATGTAGCTGTTGGCATTACTAACAACAATAATTTTATTTTAGGTGATGTTGTTACTCCTAGAACAGCAACAGATGTAAATTTAGATTTTACCAATTATGCATTTTATAATGGAGATGCCAACTTAACAAAAGTAGATGGCTACGCTGCCATTGCAAACAAAAACAACTTTATGTTTCCTATAGGTGATGTAAACAAAATTAGGTCTCTTTATATAGATTCTGAAACAAGTAACAATACTGCAAAAAGTGCTTATTTTTATGAAGACCCAAACTCTCCTTCTACATTTTCAAAAACCTTTGATACTAATAATTTTGCAGATATTTTAACTGCCATAAGCACTTATGAATTTTGGCACCTAGAAGCAAATACTAATTCTAAAATTACACTAACCTGGGATACGGACAGTAATATTGAAGACTTTGTAGACTCTATTGATGATTTACGCATTGTGGGATGGAATAAAGCACTAAACATATGGGAAAACTTAGGTAACACAGAAATATCTGGAGATTTTAACTCCGGATCTATAACGTCTAACACATTTGTTCCTAATAATTACGATATTATAACATTTGGCTCTAGCTTAAGTATTGAATCTACTAATTTTGACAATTACTTTATTTCTCCTAATAATGATGGTGTAAATGATTATCTATATTTTGAAGAAGTTGCTCTTTCTCCTAAAAACAATAATCTAAAAATTTATAGCAGATGGGGAAGAATTGTATATGATAAAAATAGTTACGATAATACTTTTGGAGGTAACGCCAATGTAAGTGGTATTGTAAAAGCTGCTAATGCTTTACCAGATGGAGTATATTTTTATGTATTAAGTTTAAGAGATGTAAATGTTGTTCATCAAGGATATATTTATTTAGGATATCAAAATCAATAA
- a CDS encoding DUF6747 family protein, which yields MGRLIEYKKIYLSAFHNCRPILAVVLLKAYSFFCFALISITVYAFLYRAFTGFRF from the coding sequence ATGGGAAGGCTAATAGAATACAAGAAAATTTATTTAAGCGCATTTCACAATTGCAGACCAATACTAGCCGTTGTGTTATTAAAAGCATACTCATTCTTTTGCTTTGCGCTAATATCTATAACTGTTTATGCATTTTTATATAGAGCATTTACTGGTTTTAGATTCTAA
- a CDS encoding ankyrin repeat domain-containing protein, giving the protein MKKTILVVAAAFLVATSVVKANVNLEEENYIEKVANSEVVNTFCMAILKGDVETVRKLIEFGEDVNKKSNGMTPAIFAARYNKVEILEILIANGADLRIKCDKGRSVMLHAELSNAKEAMIFLEKIAKEKKLARKNKRKRK; this is encoded by the coding sequence ATGAAAAAAACAATTTTAGTTGTAGCAGCTGCTTTTTTAGTAGCAACAAGTGTAGTAAAAGCAAATGTTAATTTAGAAGAAGAAAATTACATTGAAAAGGTAGCTAATTCAGAGGTAGTAAATACTTTTTGTATGGCAATTTTAAAGGGCGATGTAGAAACAGTACGTAAACTTATAGAGTTTGGCGAAGATGTAAATAAAAAATCTAATGGTATGACGCCTGCAATATTTGCAGCGCGATATAACAAAGTAGAAATTTTGGAAATACTAATAGCTAATGGAGCGGATCTTAGAATTAAGTGTGATAAAGGGCGTAGTGTAATGTTGCACGCAGAGTTGTCTAACGCAAAAGAAGCTATGATTTTTTTAGAAAAAATAGCTAAAGAAAAAAAGTTAGCAAGAAAAAATAAGAGAAAAAGAAAGTAG
- the map gene encoding type I methionyl aminopeptidase has translation MVKIKTPEEIEIMRESALMVSKTLGLIAKEIKPGVTTLQLDKIAEEFIRDNGGIPGFLGLYDFPNTLCMSPNQQVVHGIPNNKPLKNGEIISVDCGVLKNGYYGDHAYTFEVGEVDAETKKLLDITKQSLYVGIKEFKAGNRVGDVGFAIQQFCEAEGYGVVRELVGHGLGKKMHEGPEMPNYGKRGRGKKFVEGMVVAIEPMINQGTRKIVQHSDGWTITTLDNKPSAHFEHDVAIVNGKPQLLSTFDYIYEALGIKSNEEDEFRVK, from the coding sequence ATGGTAAAAATTAAAACACCTGAAGAAATAGAAATAATGCGCGAAAGTGCATTAATGGTTTCTAAAACACTAGGCCTAATTGCTAAAGAAATTAAGCCTGGTGTAACTACTTTGCAGTTAGATAAAATTGCAGAAGAATTTATAAGAGATAATGGTGGTATCCCTGGTTTTTTAGGATTGTATGATTTTCCTAACACACTATGTATGAGTCCCAACCAACAGGTTGTACACGGCATACCTAATAATAAACCATTAAAAAACGGAGAAATAATATCTGTAGATTGTGGTGTATTAAAAAACGGTTATTACGGTGACCATGCTTATACTTTTGAGGTTGGTGAAGTAGATGCGGAAACTAAAAAATTACTAGACATTACTAAGCAATCTTTATACGTAGGTATAAAAGAGTTTAAAGCTGGCAATAGAGTTGGCGATGTTGGTTTTGCAATACAACAATTTTGCGAAGCAGAAGGTTACGGAGTTGTTCGTGAACTAGTTGGTCATGGATTGGGTAAAAAAATGCACGAAGGGCCAGAAATGCCAAACTACGGTAAACGTGGTAGAGGTAAAAAATTTGTTGAAGGCATGGTGGTTGCTATAGAGCCTATGATTAACCAAGGTACAAGAAAAATTGTACAGCATAGTGATGGATGGACAATTACAACTTTAGACAACAAACCAAGCGCACATTTTGAGCATGACGTAGCAATTGTAAATGGTAAACCACAATTATTATCTACTTTTGATTATATTTATGAAGCCCTAGGAATAAAGAGTAATGAAGAGGATGAGTTTAGGGTAAAATAA
- a CDS encoding M15 family metallopeptidase, translated as MQRRSFILKSGIIGAAALTAPHLIFAQEQEKEVIYSIEELMGQADIHLYGKGINLRKEAHDSFKKMKVAAYSAGIDLKIVSSYRDYYRQEGIWERKYLKYTEDQNLKPLNAIDKIIEYSTIPGTSRHHWGTDIDIIDGYQKTSGDVLVPKKFEAGGPFEDLKKWMDENANDFGFYLVYTNDKKRRGFKYEPWHYSYAPISKPMLEQFRGKNIMRLVKDQQLLGGEHFTAGFLKSYIVNNILDINPELL; from the coding sequence ATGCAAAGAAGATCATTTATTCTAAAAAGTGGAATTATAGGTGCTGCCGCACTAACGGCCCCACATCTTATTTTTGCTCAAGAGCAAGAGAAAGAGGTTATCTATTCCATTGAAGAATTAATGGGCCAAGCAGATATACATTTGTATGGCAAAGGCATTAACCTTAGAAAAGAAGCTCACGACTCGTTTAAAAAAATGAAAGTAGCTGCTTACAGCGCAGGTATTGATTTAAAAATAGTATCTAGCTATAGAGATTATTACAGACAAGAAGGTATTTGGGAACGTAAATATTTAAAATATACTGAAGACCAAAATCTAAAACCGCTAAATGCAATAGATAAAATTATAGAATACTCTACCATTCCAGGTACTAGTAGACACCATTGGGGAACAGACATAGATATTATAGATGGCTATCAAAAAACAAGCGGAGATGTTTTGGTTCCTAAAAAGTTTGAAGCAGGCGGACCATTTGAAGATCTTAAAAAATGGATGGACGAAAATGCGAACGACTTTGGATTTTACTTAGTATATACTAACGATAAAAAACGTAGAGGGTTTAAATATGAACCTTGGCATTATAGCTACGCCCCTATTTCTAAACCTATGCTAGAACAATTTAGAGGTAAAAATATTATGAGGTTAGTAAAAGATCAACAACTTTTAGGTGGTGAGCATTTTACTGCTGGCTTTTTAAAATCTTATATTGTAAATAATATTTTAGATATTAATCCTGAACTTTTGTAA